A genomic stretch from Psilocybe cubensis strain MGC-MH-2018 chromosome 1, whole genome shotgun sequence includes:
- a CDS encoding Diphthamide biosynthesis protein 4 — protein sequence MKTKNSHIRINAHFYQLLEVPRDASPAVLKAAYHRALLKSHPDKRATHDPTNGVEISLIKQAYAVLSDSQLRDAHDATLDQKSSSTTPRPAQVISLEEFQDESSSVTPEDAEEGPWRYSCRCGGWYRITVPQMENGDHLIACNSCSEVVWVGYELADHET from the exons ATGAAAACTAAAAATAGCCACATACGGATTAATGCAC ACTTCTACCAGTTGCTCGAGGTGCCTAGAGATGCATCACCCGCCGTTCTCAAGGCCGCGTACCATCGCGCTCTTCTAAAGTCCCACCCCGACAAACGCGCCACACACGATCCTACCAATGGTGTTGAAATCTCTCTAATCAAACAGGCGTATGCCGTATTATCAGATAGCCAGCTTCGAGACGCCCACGATGCCACGCTTGATCAAAAATCGTCGAGCACGACGCCTCGTCCCGCACAAGTAATCTCTCTGGAAGAGTTTCAAGACGAATCCTCTTCTGTCACACCAGAAGACGCGGAAGAGGGCCCATGGAGATATTCATGCCGCTGTGGAGGCTGGTACCGGATAACAGTACCCCAGATGGAAAATGGCGACCATCTTATCGCCTGCAACAGCTGTTCAGAAGTCGTTTGGGTGGGATACGAGTTAGCTGATCACGAAACG
- a CDS encoding TBC domain-containing protein (TBC domain-containing protein C1778.09), whose product MDAPTLILVPPTPLRFDTPSAAPSSSSSSPSSSAHRPTSVHQHRLSRQSQPTRDSSDAIYSIYSMYGDDTNARASVSWTNPPHNHDRTRSRDTISPPTVKIELPRDRPISAVTTRSNDHSDLAYYSPEQDEHVPPAALEKLDSQRGMVGMGDSPRGSLATTSSARPPSSYATPSSLRAQSDLFEDPGLAGSSNLRKSDLSASSYTSGPSQSKEYRRSVSVHSKRSSRGSPSPHQHSSLRDLPPLPPSVRNTPSPTPSRQPSPSPAHPHITPKTSMNLNGKIPSPFNSPSSKVSLVPSEGEDLDGFHVRNTYAQLEASGVRGDGYEEGVERTRARIGTSRTSQLQAEAALADGDEKKRPLDDKEIQLLRSVDRYGFFSVTSHDRLILLNATPLLKKLTHTPAGPPTASANATTVNALPPVTIPPKEPSRIAKWTRMLVPQKRQHGGNVETWTIRPSKEAKFRERLYKGIPDRWRRAAWDLLMCRYSGLPPRTFEILALEYREGLERPSPYDIQIDLDVPRTISGHIMFRTRYGAGQRSLFHVLHSFSLRCSSCGYVQGMGPIAATLLCYFEPERVYSSLVILHDSYKLHDVFNAGFPGMLEAIYVQERIMALTMPAVYEAFRKNMISTTSYATKWYITLFANSVPFQTQLRLWDVFLLEGYDVFVAMAVAIVWVYRDHITSSSANFETILSLLSSFFVPEDEDALMSWIGTTLGDKKFRGNMTNWRQAWKKLVAEGKEGSALL is encoded by the exons ATGGACGCACCCACTCTCATTCTTGTTCCCCCAACTCCTCTCAGGTTCGATACTCCCTCCGCTGCtccttcctcgtcctcctcctcgccatcCAGCTCTGCCCACAGGCCAACCTCTGTCCACCAGCACAGGCTCTCAAGGCAGAGCCAGCCCACCAGAGACTCGTCAGACGCTATTTACTCCATTTATTCCATGTACGGCGATGACACAAATGCCAGAGCGAGTGTAAGCTGGACAAACCCTCCCCACAACCATGATCGGACTCGCTCAAGGGACACTATTTCTCCCCCGACAGTCAAGATCGAGCTTCCCAGGGACCGCCCCATCTCTGCAGTGACAACCAGGAGCAATGATCACTCTGACCTGGCATACTATTCACCGGAACAGGACGAGCATGTTCCTCCAGCAGCATTGGAGAAGCTCGACTCCCAGCGCGGCATGGTCGGCATGGGCGATAGCCCTCGTGGATCTCTTGCTACCACTTCCTCTGCTCGCCCTCCTTCCAGTTATGCGACGCCTTCTTCCTTACGAGCTCAATCAGATCTTTTTGAAGACCCCGGATTAGCTGGTAGTTCAAATCTCCGGAAGAGTGATCTGTCTGCCTCATCTTACACCTCAGGGCCTTCGCAGTCCAAGGAATATCGAAGAAGCGTCTCAGTCCATTCCAAACGATCTTCTCGGGGCTCACCAAGCCCTCACCAGCACTCATCTCTGCGCGACTTGCCTCCATTACCCCCCTCAGTTCGTAACACACCTTCTCCGACCCCTTCGCGACAACCCTCTCCGTCACCCGCTCATCCGCACATCACACCCAAGACATCCATGAACTTGAATGGAAAAATCCCCTCACCCTTCAATTCTCCGTCAAGTAAAGTCTCCCTCGTGCCGTCAGAAGGCGAAGACTTGGATGGTTTTCATGTCCGAAACACCTACGCTCAGCTCGAGGCATCAGGTGTAAGGGGAGATGGATATGAAGAGGGTGTTGAACGGACACGCGCCAGAATTGGGACGAGTAGAACTAGTCAACTGCAGGCAGAGGCTGCTCTTGCGGACGGcgatgagaagaagaggcccCTTGACGATAAAGAAATTCAGCTTCTTAGGAGCGTTGATCG ATACGGTTTCTTCTCTGTCACCTCTCATGATCGACTTATTCTTCTTAATGCTACGCCTCTTCTTAAGAAACTGACCCATACTCCTGCCGGACCCCCTACTGCTTCTGCAAATGCTACGACAGTCAATGCATTACCTCCTGTCACAATACCTCCCAAAGAACCTTCCAGGATAGCTAAATGGACACGTATGCTAGTACCACAAAAACGTCAGCATGGCGGCAACGTTGAAACTTGGACAATACGACCATCCAAGGAAGCCAAATTTAGAGAGCGGTTATACAAGGGTATTCCCGACCGTTGGCGGAGAGCCGCCTGGGATCTCTTGATGTGTCGGTATTCGGGCTTACCACCCCGTACGTTCGAAATTCTGGCGTTAGAGTATCGCGAGGGTCTGGAAAGACCATCACCATACGACATCCAGATAGACCTCGATGTGCCACGGACAATCAGTGGACATATCATGTTCAGGACGAGATATGGTGCTGG ACAACGGTCCCTATTCCATGTGCTTCACTCATTTTCTCTCCGATGTTCGTCTTGTGGGTATGTTCAAGGTATGGGCCCGATAGCAGCTACATTGTTGTGCTACTTCGAGCCTGAGCGCGTATACTCCTCCCTCGTGATTCTGCATGACTCATACAAGCTACATGATGTGTTCAATGCTGGATTTCCTGGTATGCTGGAAGCGATATATGTGCAAGAACGTATCATGGCTTTGACAATGCCAGCTGTATACGAGGCATTCCGTAAAAATATGATATCCACAACATCATATGCAACCAAATGGTACATCACGCTCTTTGCAAACTCGGTACCATTCCAGACACAGCTCAGACTTTGGGATGTGTTTCTGTTGGAAGGATACGACGTTTTCGTTGCAATGGCAGTAGCGATTGTGTGGGTTTATCGAG atcacatcacatcaagCTCTGCTAACTTTGAAACCATCCTATCCCTTCTATCATCCTTCTTCGTCcctgaagacgaagatgccCTCATGTCTTGGATCGGAACAACCCTTGGGGACAAGAAATTTCGGGGCAACATGACAAACTGGCGGCAAGCTTGGAAAAAACTTGTCGCAGAAGGCAAAGAAGGCTCTGCCCTTCTATAG
- a CDS encoding Enolase codes for MFITKVHARQIFDSRGNPTIEVDLYTQKGKFRASVPSGASTGVHEAVELRDGDKNAFGGKGVLKAVNNVNNIIERELIKSGLKVTQQKEIDDLLIRLDGTPNKGRLGANAIVGVSMAVALAGAAETGVPLYQHIADLAGVKGPLVLPCPCFNVINGGRHAGNNLAFQEFMIMPVGASSFSESLKMASETYQSLKKVIQKKYGLDGEHPDTSKRVAISDWILTAVFTATNVGDEGGFAPNVSSGEEALDLLVNAINSAGYEGKVKIGIDAAASEFFKDGKYDLDFKNPHPDSRKLLSGTELSKLYLDYLKKYPLISVEDPFDQDDWDAWTHFTKSASTQVVADDLTVTNPKRIQTCIDKKSANALLLKINQIGTISESIEACKLAQSHGWGVMISHRSGETESTFIADLAVGLGVGEIKTGAPARSERVAKYNQLLRIEEELLNSGENPIYAGSKGFSKGNTPPVLLKN; via the exons ATGTTCATCACCAAAGTCCATGCTCGTCAG ATTTTTGACTCGCGAGGAAACCCGACTATTGAAGTTGATCTGTACACTCAAAAAG GAAAATTTCGTGCATCTGTACCCTCTGGAGCATCCACTGGGGTTCACGAAGCTGTTGAGCTTCGTGACGGAGATAAAAATGCATTCGGTGGAAAAG GTGTTCTGAAAGCTGTCAATAACGTCAACAACATAATTGAGCGCGAGCTCATCAAATCTGGCTTGAAAGTCACCCAACAGAAAGAAATTGACGATCTTCTGATCAGGCTCGATGGAACTCCCAACAAAGGACGCTTGGGCGCTAATGCTATAGTAGGCGTCTCAATGGCTGTGGCTTTGGCAGGCGCCGCGGAGACCGGGGTTCCTTTGTATCAGCATATTGCGGACCTCGCAGGCGTCAAGGGACCTCTTGTCCTTCCGTGCCCATGCTTCAACGTCATCAATGGAGGACGCCATGCGGGAAATAATTTGGCCTTCCAGGAATTTATGATTATGCCTGTGGGCGCTTCGTCTTTTTCGGAATCGCTGAAAATGGCTAGCGAGACATATCAATCTCTTAAAAAGGTCATTCAGAAAAAATATGGCCTTGACGGTGAGCACCCTGACACATCAAAACGGGTGGCTATATCTGACTGGATTTTGACCGCTGTGTTTACAGCAACGAACGTTGGAGACGAAGGCGGCTTTGCTCCCAACGTCTCCAGCGGCGAAGAAGCTCTCGACCTCTTAGTAAACGCTATCAACAGCGCGGGGTATGAAGGAAAAGTCAAAATTGGTATCGACGCCGCGGCCTCTGAGTTCTTCAAGGATGGAAAATATGACCTTGATTTCAAAAACCCTCATCCCGACAGTAGAAAGCTGCTGTCAGGTACTGAGCTCTCAAAGCTCTATTTGGATTATCTCAAAAAGTACCCACTCATATCCGTCGAGGACCCTTTCGACCAGGATGACTGGGACGCTTGGACTCATTTCACTAAAAGCGCAAGCACGCAGGTGGTGGCTGACGATCTCACGGTGACCAATCCCAAGCGTATCCAGACGTGCATTGACAAGAAATCGGCCAACGCACTCTTGCTAAAG ATCAACCAAATTGGTACCATTTCCGAGTCCATCGAGGC GTGTAAGCTCGCTCAATCCCACGGTTGGGGTGTCATGATCTCGCACCGCAGCGGCGAGACTGAAAGCACATTCATCGCTGATCTCGCAGTTGGCCTCGGAGTAGGTgaaatcaagacaggtgcTCCTGCACGCAGCGAGCGGGTTGCGAAATACAATCAACTTTTGCGCATCGA AGAGGAACTGTTGAATTCAGGGGAGAATCCTATTTATGCGGGTAGCAAAGGTTTCTCTAAAGGAAACACACCTCCAGTTCTGCTCAAAAATTAG
- a CDS encoding Enolase has translation MSITKIHARQIFDSRGNPTVEVDVYTAKGRFRAAVPSGASTGIHEAVELRDGDKNAYVGKGVSKAVANVNDIIAPALIKAGISVLNQSEIDDFLIKLDGTPNKGKLGANAILGVSIAVAEAGAAEKGVPLYQHFADLAGVKPPFVLPCPAFNVINGGSHAGNKLAFQEFMLLPTGATSFTEAMKIGTETYHTLKKVISAKYGIDAVNVGDEGGFAPNVSGAEESLELLSEAIKKAGYEGKIKIALDVASSEFYKDGKYDLDFKNPNSDPSKWISGKELADLYLGYVKQYPIVSIEDPFDQDDWEAWTHFTKHSGIQIVGDDLTVTNPLRIKTAIEKKACNGLLLKVNQIGTISESIQAAQLAQSDGWGVMISHRSGETENTIIADLSVALGVGQIKTGAPARSERVAKYNTLLRIEEELKETGATFAGERGLSAGLTPPALIKK, from the exons ATGTCCATTACAAAAATCCACGCTCGCCAG ATCTTCGACTCGCGCGGTAACCCTACCGTCGAAGTCGATGTTTACACTGCCAAAG GTCGCTTCCGTGCTGCTGTCCCATCTGGTGCTTCGACTGGCATCCACGAGGCAGTCGAGCTCCGCGATGGTGACAAGAACGCATATGTTGGCAAAG GAGTCAGCAAGGCTGTTGCCAACGTCAATGATATTATCGCACCTGCGCTGATCAAGGCTGGCATCTCTGTCCTTAACCAAAGTGAAATCGACGATTTCCTCATCAAACTCGATGGAACGCCCAACAAGGGAAAACTCGGTGCCAACGCCATCCTCGGCGTCTCTATTGCTGTCGCTGAAGCTGGTGCTGCTGAGAAGGGTGTTCCCCTGTACCAACACTTCGCCGATCTCGCTGGTGTCAAGCCTCCCTTCGTTCTCCCTTGCCCCGCTTTCAACGTTATCAATGGCGGTTCCCATGCCGGTAACAAGCTCGCTTTCCAGGAGTTTATGCTCCTTCCCACTGGAGCCACCTCTTTCACCGAGGCCATGAAGATCGGAACAGAAACCTACCACACCTTGAAGAAAGTCATTAGCGCAAAATACGGAATTGATG CCGTCAACGTTGGTGATGAGGGAGGTTTCGCCCCTAACGTTTCTGGCGCCGAGGAATCCCTTGAGCTCCTGTCCGAGGCCATCAAGAAGGCCGGATACGAGGGCAAGATCAAGATCGCACTTGATGTCGCCTCATCCGAGTTTTACAAGGACGGCAAATACGACCTCGACTTCAAGAACCCCAACTCTGACCCCAGCAAATGGATCTCTGGCAAGGAATTGGCCGACCTTTACCTAGGTTACGTTAAGCAATACCCCATTGTATCCATTGAGGATCCCTTTGATCAGGATGACTGGGAGGCTTGGACCCACTTCACCAAGCACAGTGGCATCCAGATCGTCGGTGATGATCTCACTGTTACCAACCCCCTTCGCATCAAGACCGCCATCGAAAAGAAGGCTTGCAACGGTCTTCTCCTGAAG GTTAACCAAATCGGTACCATTTCCGAGTCCATTCAAGC TGCTCAGCTTGCCCAATCAGATGGCTGGGGTGTCATGATTTCCCACCGTAGCGGTGAGACTGAAAACACCATCATTGCCGACCTATCCGTCGCTCTTGGGGTCGGTCAAATTAAGACTGGTGCCCCTGCACGAAGCGAGCGTGTCGCCAAGTACAACACTCTGCTCCGCATTGA GGAGGAACTTAAAGAGACCGGTGCAACCTTCGCCGGCGAGCGTGGACTCTCCGCTGGTTTGACGCCTCCCGCCCTTATCAAGAAGTAA
- a CDS encoding Nucleolar GTP-binding protein 2, whose amino-acid sequence MLNSGKAVRDKDGKIIQAAAFQKGEDETKPGRVQPDRRWFGNTRVISQTALDHFRTSLAAKKDDPYSVLLRRNKLPMALLDDAANPALRKRPHIVETEPFAETFGPKAQRKKPRIDAGSFEELGKMGAAAADAAELAASISGSGVMEPLASTVVEPQTHADFKEPIYAKGTSRRIFGELYKVIDSSDVILHVLDARDPLGTMCESVLESIKKEKSHKQVVLVINKCDLVPNWVTARYIKHLTPRYPTIAFHASPNHSFGKGSLIQLLRQFSQLHSDKKQISVGFIGYPNVGKSSVINTIKSSKVCTVAPVPGETKVWQYITLTKRIYLIDCPGVVPASSNDSQSSIVLKGVVRVEALPTPSEHIPALMARVKPIYLSRTYDIPLPNKDDPTECWKPEDFLDKLARKKGRLLKQGEPDLDSVAKIVLSDWVRGRIPFFVPPPERTEELNEAEARIKRKKDLKGKGKASQNEEVPGVKQNLKTLIQKNTFVPEDIEKIEEEFEAPEEEAAVAEEGVEEEDSEDEEDEDDLKWNDVFEGINSGPVPAEAAIDNGVSEDEDTANKKEARMTTNKACYLWSSDELILTLLSTQRKPANFYTSNNVKNKNRSKAALMRTLPVGKKGGRKSAL is encoded by the exons ATGCTGAACAGCGGAAAGGCTGTCCGCGACAAGGATGGAAAGATCATTCAAGCTGCGGCCTTTCAAAAAGGAGAGGACGAGACGAAGCCTGGAAGAGTGCAGCCGGACCGAAGATGGTTTG GAAACACCAGAGTTATCTCTCAGACAGCTTTGGATCACTTTAGAACAAGTCTTGCTGCCAAAAAGGATGACCCATATTCTGTCCTTCTCCGAAGAAATAAACTGCCCATGGCGCTTCTAGATGATGCGGCCAACCCTGCTCTTCGTAAG CGCCCTCATATCGTAGAAACCGAACCTTTTGCAGAGACTTTTGGACCCAAGGCACAGAGGAAAAAACCTAGAATTGATGCCGGTTCTTTTGAAGAACTTGGAAAGATGGGTGCAGCGGCAGCAGATGCAGCAGAATTGGCAGCGTCGATATCTGGTTCCGGTGTCATGG AACCTCTTGCATCCACTGTTGTTGAGCCTCAAACCCACGCTGACTTCAAGGAGCCAATATATGCCAAAGGAACATCTCGCCGTATCTTTGGGGAACTTTATAAAGTTATCGATTCCTCTGACGTTATCCTCCATGTTCTCGACGCCCGCGATCCGTTGGGAACAATGTGTGAATCTGTCCTCGAATCCATTAAAAAAGAGAAGTCCCATAAGCAAGTCGTGCTTGTCATTAACAAGTGTGATCTTGTCCCGAATTGGGTTACA GCTCGATACATCAAACATCTCACACCTCGTTATCCTACCATCGCTTTCCATGCTTCTCCCAACCACTCTTTCGGGAAAGGTTCTCTTATTCAACTACTTCGACAGTTTTCTCAGCTTCATTCTGACAAAAAACAAATATCTGTCGGTTTCATTGGATATCCCAACGTTGGTAAAAGTAGTGTTATCAACACCATCAAAAGTAGCAAAGTTTGCACAGTTGCGCCAGTGCCAGGGGAAACTAAG GTCTGGCAATATATTACCCTCACCAAGAGGATCTACTTGATTGACTGTCCCGGAGTTGTACCTGCTTCATCGAACGATTCACAGTCCTCCATTGTTTTGAAGGGTGTTGTTCGAGTGGAAGCACTTCCTACACCATCCGAGCATATCCCTGCACTTATGGCACGGGTGAAACCTATTTATCTATCTAGAACATACGACATACCCCTGCCCAACAAGGACGATCCGACTGAGTGCTGGAAACCTGAGGATTTCTTGGACAAACTTGCGCGCAAAAAAGGACGTCTTCTAAAACAGGGCGAGCCAGATCTGGATTCGGTTGCAAAAATCGTACTCAGCGATTGGGTTCGAGGACGTATTCCATTCTTTGTGCCACCTCCGGAAAGGACCGAAGAGTTGAACGAGGCTGAGGCTAGAATTAAGAGGAAAAAAGACCTTAAAGGAAAGGGGAAAGCTTCTCAAAATGAGGAGGTTCCGGGTGTAAAACAAAACCTAAAGACCTTGATACAGAAAAACACGTTTGTGCCCGAGGATATCgagaaaattgaagaagaatttgAAGCCCCCGAAGAGGAAGCAGCTGTCGCTGAAGAAGgggtggaagaggaggatagcgaggatgaggaggatgaggatgacttgAAATGGAATGATGTCTTTGAAGGCATCAATTCCGGGCCTGTGCCTGCAGAAGCGGCCATTGACA ACGGCGTAtccgaagatgaagacaccGCTAATAAAAAAGAGGCTCGGATGACAACAAACAAGGCATGTTATCTCTGGTCTTCCGATGAATTGATCCTTACTCTATTATCCACCCAGCGTAAACCCGCAAACTTTTACACCTCAAACAATGTGAAGAACAAGAACCGCTCGAAAGCGGCGCTGATGAGGACGCTGCCAGTCGGAAAGAAAGGTGGCAGAAAGAGTGCTTTGTAG
- a CDS encoding Importin-9, protein MATSEIAQTLSGTLSPDTNTRIAAELSLAELFTRSGAHFLVLLYIALRKYVRERWSPYFQTFKGSAPNVEIKSQIREAVFRGLSDQDRKIRSLSAHTLSSIANCDWPDEYPELLTSLIGLLSSGSADSVHGAMQVLTEFIKSDLTEDQILPVLRQLLPVLLGILGASEAHSALTRARTVSVFRQCVTALFMVKDQHPQSVKEAVASVLPIWLEAFKVLLNIDPLHDIANNSTWDGLAVRIQVFKTLDTLHTSFPRALVPHLSDFLNASLNNLRSLYPTFSTYYLAAAESVPNSSEDEPIELPQLLCPIIDFLAAVIRGGKGKDWIVDENVAAVVSSVFAFVQMTDDDVETWTNNANDFVAQEEDETQAYSVRVAGFDLLGALIERTALQTTKSIQLSLEQVIRTSEQAHNSGDSDWWRPLEAALAAVGSQAESVLDCIEDEQESGNPKPIDIDYLLANVIPPVLSQPDFPFLQGRGFVFASKYAKLLPLQSAGHYLEAAIQVLESADSGVPVKISAVKAVHNFCQDGEDSAFIVFAPRIARDLGPFLLIASEDTLSLILETLSVVIEIDQGKWLTPDLTEYLISASLEVWSKNTKDPIFISILTDIMGSLASSPAPGIYETSVKQALPILSASISTAKKEESWVASTAIDLVSSLVKGAPNNGLGDGFFNLLGPSLFACLNLAEDRDVLQVDCNQLLSWKDDNGRNGLDYVLSLVAQILQSQDESGGLQIGDLIIHLLRRAGEAVLPVLPQLLQAMILRMTSAKTATFLQSLVIPFAFLINNQRDTVLSLLESMNIDNRSALDILIQTWCENAETFQGFWPSRVSTLALTQLFTAQRPSLQNLTVKGNIIIKPETKNTIMTRSRTKTTPHEFTAISFPAKALKIILHDIQSGGESATLTAQGGTFDVDSDDGDEDWTEEETHQGFKQDEFAMLSDMLGPKGMAFDNDEILDDNDDEDLKNDPVSQMDMQAHLLSFIRESAAHNYNNFASLVDQLSPEEMLVVRRIVNANFEPQQIFEVSFQYGYFKKVSLTVEDEVVDLVFQCLLS, encoded by the exons ATGGCCACCTCTGAGATTGCACAAACCCTTTCCGGGACGCTGAGTCCTGATACAAATACTCGTATTGCGGCTGAGCTCAGTTTGGCAGAACTTTTCACTCGTTCAGGCGCGCACTTTTTGGTACTTCTATA CATTGCACTGCGAAAATATGTTCGGGAAAGGTGGTCACCTTATTTCCAAACATTCAAAGGCTCGGCGCCTAATGTAGAG ATTAAATCACAAATCCGAGAAGCTGTCTTCCGCGGACTCTCAGATCAAGATCGAAAGATACGAAGCCTATCT GCACATACCCTCTCTTCTATTGCAAACTGTGATTGGCCCGATGAATATCCAGAGCTATTGACATCATTAATTGGTCTTCTGTCATCGGGTTCCGCTGATTCCGTACATGGCGCTATGCAAGTTTTGACCGAGTTCATCAAGTCGGATCTGACAGAAGATCAAATTCTCCCAGTTCTTCGTCAACTTCTTCCTGTTTTGCTTGGTATATTAGGAGCATCGGAG GCTCATTCAGCACTAACCAGGGCAAGGACAGTATCCGTTTTCCGTCAATGCGTCACAGCCCTGTTCATGGTGAAAGATCAACACCCGCAATCGGTCAAAGAGGCTGTTGCATCTGTTCTACCTATTTGGTTAGAGGCCTTCAAGGTTCTGCTTAACATCGATCCTCTCCATGATATTGCCAACAACTCTACTTGGGACGGTCTAGCAGTAAGAATACAAGTATTCAAG ACTCTGGACACATTGCACACCTCTTTCCCAAGGGCTCTTGTCCCTCACCTATCTGATTTCTTAAATGCATCGCTAAACAATCTCCGTTCCCTGTACCCGACCTTCTCGACTTACTACCTGGCGGCGGCTGAATCCGTCCCTAATTCTTCGGAAGATGAACCCATTGAACTCCCTCAACTGTTGTGTCCAATCATCGACTTCCTCGCTGCAGTAATTAGAggtggaaaaggaaaggattGGATTGTCGACGAAAATGTTGCAGCTGTTGTCTCCTCAGTGTTCGCCTTTGTCCAAATGACAGATGACGAC GTGGAGACATGGACCAATAACGCCAATGACTTTGTTgctcaagaagaagacgaaacaCAGGCATACAGTGTCAGAGTAGCTGGGTTTGACCTGCTTGGG GCATTAATTGAACGCACAGCATTACAAACTACAAAATCGATACAACTCAGCCTAGAACAGGTTATACGAACTTCAGAACAGGCTCACAATTCAGGTGACAGTGACTG GTGGAGGCCTCTTGAAGCGGCGCTCGCTGCAGTTGGGTCGCAGGCCGAGTCTGTTCTAGATTGTATTGAAGACGAACAAGAATCAGGAAATCCTAAGCCCATTGACATTGATTACCTTCTCGCGAACGTGATTCCTCCAGTTCTCAGCCAGCCTG ATTTCCCATTCCTACAGGGCCGAGGTTTTGTATTTGCCAGTAAATATGCGAAACTTTTACCCCTCCAGTCCGCTGGACATTATCTGGAAGCTGCCATTCAAGTACTGGAATCGGCGGACTCTGGCGTCCCTGTCAAAATCTCAGCAGTAAAAGCAGTACACAA CTTCTGTCAAGACGGAGAAGACTCTGCCTTTATCGTTTTCGCGCCGCGGATCGCGCGAGACCTGGGCCCATTCTTATTGATCGCTTCAGAAGATACATTGTCATTGATCCTTGAAACATTATCAGTGGTCATTGAAATTGATCAAGGGAAATGGCTAACTCCAGACCTCACAGAATATTTGATCTCTGCATCTCTAGAAGTGTGGAGTAAAAATACGAAAG ATCCCATCTTTATATCGATACTGACTGATATCATGGGAAGTTTGGCATCGTCTCCAGCGCCAGGTATCTACGAAACTTCTGTAAAGCAGGCCTTGCCAATCCTAAGCGCGTCCATATCGACCgcgaagaaagaggaatcCTGGGTCGCAAGTACTGCCATCGATCTCGTGAGCAGCCTAGTAAAAGGTGCCCCTAACAATGGGCTTGGAGACGGCTTTTTCAATTTACTTGGTCCAAGTTTGTTTGCTTGCTTAAACCTTGCTGAGGATCGCGATGTTCTACAAGTTG ATTGCAATCAGTTGCTTTCCTGGAAAGATGATAACGGGAGGAATGGCCTTGACTACGTTCTTTCTCTCGTAGCGCAAATCTTACAGAGCCAGGATGAATCGGGTGGATTACAAATAGGCGATTTGATTATTCATCTCTTGCGAAGAGCAGGCGAGGCTGTCCTCCCTGTTCTTCCTCAACTCCTGCAAGCAATGATTTTACGTATGACCAGTGCTAAAACTGCTACCTTCTTGCAG AGCCTTGTAATTCCGTTCGCCTTCCTGATCAACAACCAACGTGACACTGTCCTTTCCCTCTTGGAGTCCATGAATATCGATAATCGCTCGGCTTTAGATAtattgatacaaacttggtGCGAAAATGCCGAGACCTTCCAGGGCTTTTGGCCTTCCCGTGTTAGCACACTTGCGTTAACACAGCTATTCACTGCGCAACGCCCGAGCTTGCAGAACCTAACTGTCAAAGGAAATATTATCATTAAGCCTGAGACCAAGAATA CCATTATGACTCGCTCGCGGACGAAGACGA CTCCTCACGAATTCACCGCCATCTCTTTCCCGGCAAAGGCGCTTAAAATCATTCTCCATGATATTCAATCGGGCGGAGAATCAGCGACCCTGACTGCTCAAGGAGGGACATTTGATGTGGACTCTGATGATGGA GACGAAGACTGgactgaagaagaaacacatCAAGGCTTCAAACAAGACGAATTTGCAATGCTCTCCGACATGCTAGGACCAAAGGGTATGGCTTTTGACAACGATGAGATCCTGGATGAcaacgacgatgaggacTTGAAAAACGACCCTGTCTCACAAATGGATATGCAG GCACATTTATTGTCTTTTATCCGAGAGTCGGCGGCACACAATTACAACAACTTTGCTTCTCTTGTGGACCAATTATCTCCCGAAGAAATGCTCGTTGTGCGCCGCATTGTAAAC GCCAACTTTGAACCTCAACAAATCTTCGAGGTCTCCTTCCAATATGGCTACTTCAAAAAAGTCAGCCTCACAGTCGAAGACGAGGTCGTCGACCTCGTCTTCCAATGTCTCCTTAGCTAA